A portion of the Cystobacter ferrugineus genome contains these proteins:
- a CDS encoding substrate-binding domain-containing protein yields MNKMKWAMSAAVVVTMSVVGCGGDSMSTEQQQLGSVVQNLGPNNEFYGSDTLKEALIAANVQSGAGLTIEGKGSGVGEGCLRNGSGTSCIGRQQTLAPMSRDFKAGTCAGGTASSGACCPGESSNVVALDAVNAFVSSSTYNALAGNSISTANLKKVFCGDGSGSASTCVSNWSALGRPTTGTIAKYRRDDLSGTTDTFKSLLGCTTFCADVVVINDESSTNPSPCTTSDSATTCIGKLTANNANAIGYAGDSARRTGNAALKVDGIAPTAANVRKLISSNPSGVYPLSRKLFLNENVNYAKATQEQALYDWVYSTNTQDFEDLLVQQGFISCSDISPLDCGGDLGRGAGVCKGL; encoded by the coding sequence ATGAACAAGATGAAGTGGGCCATGTCGGCCGCCGTGGTGGTGACGATGTCCGTGGTGGGCTGTGGTGGTGATTCCATGAGCACCGAGCAGCAGCAGCTCGGCTCGGTGGTCCAGAACCTGGGTCCCAACAACGAGTTCTACGGCTCGGACACCCTGAAGGAGGCCCTGATCGCCGCCAACGTCCAGTCGGGCGCTGGCCTGACCATCGAGGGCAAGGGCTCGGGCGTGGGTGAGGGCTGTCTGCGCAACGGCTCTGGCACCTCGTGTATCGGCCGTCAGCAGACGCTCGCGCCCATGTCGCGCGACTTCAAGGCGGGCACCTGCGCGGGTGGCACCGCCTCCAGCGGCGCCTGCTGCCCTGGCGAGTCCAGCAACGTCGTCGCGCTCGACGCGGTGAATGCCTTCGTCAGCAGCTCCACCTACAACGCCCTCGCCGGCAACAGCATCTCCACGGCCAACCTGAAGAAGGTCTTCTGTGGCGACGGCAGCGGCAGCGCCAGCACCTGCGTCAGCAACTGGTCCGCGCTGGGCCGCCCCACCACTGGCACCATCGCGAAGTACCGCCGTGACGATCTGTCCGGCACGACGGACACCTTCAAGTCGCTGCTCGGCTGCACCACCTTCTGTGCCGACGTGGTCGTCATCAACGACGAGTCCTCCACCAACCCCTCGCCCTGCACCACCTCCGACAGCGCCACCACCTGCATCGGCAAGCTGACGGCCAACAACGCCAACGCCATCGGCTACGCCGGGGACTCGGCCAGGCGCACCGGCAACGCGGCGCTCAAGGTGGACGGCATCGCCCCCACCGCGGCCAACGTCCGCAAGCTGATCTCCAGCAACCCCTCGGGCGTCTATCCGCTCTCGCGCAAGCTCTTCCTCAACGAGAACGTGAACTACGCCAAGGCCACCCAGGAGCAGGCCCTGTATGACTGGGTCTACAGCACCAACACCCAGGACTTCGAGGACCTCCTGGTCCAGCAGGGCTTCATCTCCTGCAGTGACATCAGCCCGCTCGACTGCGGCGGGGACCTGGGCCGCGGCGCCGGCGTGTGCAAGGGCCTGTGA
- a CDS encoding DUF1986 domain-containing protein, translating into MSQHHVVRMMFLLGSASTALLVGCGPQETVAPQESLGSERQEIVGGSDTSISTHPWQISFQSTSGGAFCGGSILNERWILTAQHCVYEGGFAVTSPSTVRIAAGSSKLSTMDSEGQIRFVDDVISFPGFAGVKKGKDVALLHLSKPLTFNGKVAPIALATAEDEAAGLTAPGVISTVTGWGDLSYNGSSPDALQAVDVPLLSHEDADAAYPEVITADQLGAGLIGVGGIDSCHGDSGGPLIVSKGSGKVLAGVVSWGSGCAAPAYPGMYARVSHFQPWISSFLKRSPTIRLNTTNQSGGEGAWKHYRVSIPSGLEVFNVHISGGTGDADLYVQHGSQPTEGSFTCRPYANGNGETCSIPHPAAGTWFISVLGYSSFSGLRVHATSY; encoded by the coding sequence ATGTCCCAGCATCACGTCGTCCGGATGATGTTCCTTCTCGGTTCCGCCAGCACGGCCCTGCTCGTCGGTTGTGGTCCCCAGGAGACCGTGGCCCCCCAGGAGTCCCTCGGTTCGGAGCGCCAGGAGATTGTCGGCGGAAGCGACACGAGCATCTCCACCCATCCCTGGCAGATCTCCTTCCAGTCCACGTCGGGTGGCGCCTTCTGCGGGGGCTCCATCCTGAACGAGAGGTGGATCCTCACGGCCCAGCACTGCGTCTACGAGGGGGGCTTCGCGGTGACCTCGCCGAGCACGGTCCGCATCGCCGCGGGCAGCTCCAAGCTCAGCACGATGGACAGCGAGGGACAGATTCGCTTCGTCGACGACGTCATCTCCTTCCCGGGCTTCGCGGGCGTGAAGAAGGGCAAGGACGTGGCCCTGCTGCATCTGTCAAAACCGCTCACCTTCAACGGCAAGGTGGCGCCCATCGCGCTGGCGACCGCGGAGGACGAGGCGGCGGGCCTGACGGCTCCGGGAGTCATCTCCACCGTGACGGGCTGGGGCGACCTCTCCTACAACGGCTCCTCTCCGGACGCCTTGCAGGCCGTCGACGTGCCCCTCCTTTCCCACGAGGATGCCGACGCCGCGTACCCGGAGGTCATCACCGCGGATCAGCTCGGCGCGGGCCTCATCGGCGTGGGCGGCATCGACTCGTGCCATGGTGACAGCGGCGGCCCGCTCATCGTGAGCAAGGGCAGCGGCAAGGTGCTCGCGGGCGTGGTGAGCTGGGGCAGCGGGTGCGCGGCTCCCGCCTACCCTGGCATGTACGCGCGCGTCTCGCACTTCCAGCCGTGGATCTCCTCCTTCCTGAAGAGGTCACCCACCATCCGCCTCAACACGACCAACCAGTCGGGCGGCGAGGGCGCCTGGAAGCACTACCGGGTGAGCATTCCGTCCGGCCTCGAGGTGTTCAACGTGCACATCTCGGGCGGCACGGGTGACGCCGACCTCTACGTCCAGCACGGCTCCCAGCCGACGGAGGGCAGCTTCACCTGCCGGCCGTACGCCAATGGCAATGGCGAGACCTGCAGCATCCCCCACCCGGCGGCCGGCACCTGGTTCATCTCGGTCCTGGGCTACTCCTCCTTCTCGGGTTTGAGGGTGCACGCGACCTCCTACTGA
- a CDS encoding glycine-rich domain-containing protein has protein sequence MKPHSAKVTTATLKGLLDESLYSGVVRHFVLTTGAEPAYVERQLLECLRYLYLLSRYPERLVGLFLPVEQAIDEVWHYLILQTREYRELCEERLPGRFFIHHRSLPYEDYQQGQPNRERMLEEALRWLPLYREEFGPFDEGALPHWTMVRFLHQRMGLSLEEIAELEAEAPSSAPPDAERAC, from the coding sequence GTGAAGCCCCATTCCGCCAAGGTGACGACCGCCACGCTGAAGGGCCTGCTCGATGAGTCGCTCTACTCCGGCGTGGTCCGGCACTTCGTGCTCACCACCGGAGCGGAGCCCGCATACGTCGAGCGTCAGCTCCTCGAATGTCTGAGATACCTGTATCTGCTCTCCCGCTACCCGGAGCGGCTGGTCGGGCTGTTCCTGCCGGTCGAGCAGGCCATTGACGAGGTCTGGCACTATCTGATCCTCCAGACCCGGGAGTACCGGGAGCTGTGCGAGGAGCGGCTCCCGGGGCGCTTCTTCATCCACCACCGCAGCCTGCCGTACGAGGACTACCAGCAGGGGCAACCCAACCGGGAGCGGATGCTGGAGGAGGCCTTGCGCTGGCTGCCGCTGTATCGCGAGGAGTTCGGTCCCTTCGACGAGGGGGCGCTGCCGCACTGGACCATGGTGCGCTTCCTCCACCAGCGGATGGGCCTCTCCCTGGAGGAGATCGCGGAGCTCGAGGCGGAGGCTCCGTCCTCCGCTCCACCCGACGCGGAGCGCGCGTGTTGA
- a CDS encoding flavin-containing monooxygenase codes for MPDAQSNRLKPGTEFAHHFDAVIVGAGFSGLYMLHRLRRLGLSVRVYEAGEDLGGTWYWNRYPGARCDIDSMNYSYSFSHELEQEWKWTERYATQPEILRYLNHVADRFELRQDIQFKTRVMATVFDEETKRWTVQTDGGAQVSARFLVMATGCLSATKVPDFKGLDTFQGSWLHTSRWPHEGVDFTGQRVGVIGTGSSGIQVIPIIAEQASHLFVFQRTPSFSVPARNAPLEPAYESRMKATYAEYRRKARETRAGVIMEVNPKSALEVSPEERERAYQARWEYGGTSFLATFSDVMANRDANETAAEFVRSRIRATVRDPAVAESLCPRGYPLGTKRICVDTNYYETFNRDNVTLVDVRASPIEEITPTGLRTRDTEYALDCIVFATGFDAFTGALFNIDIRGRGNASLKRKWADGPRSYLGLSIAGFPNLFTITGPGSPSVFGNAIVSIEQHVEWITDCITYLRERQLDCIEATVQAEDEWVAHVKEVASRTLYPLANSWYIGANIPGKPRVLLPYAGGVGAYRKKCETIAAQGYEGFTLTRAGERFLAPPPLPRSDSQEATKP; via the coding sequence ATGCCAGACGCGCAGTCGAATCGATTGAAGCCCGGAACGGAGTTCGCCCACCACTTCGATGCAGTCATCGTCGGTGCTGGCTTCTCGGGCCTGTACATGCTCCACCGCCTGCGCCGGCTCGGGCTGTCGGTCCGGGTCTACGAGGCGGGCGAAGACCTGGGCGGCACGTGGTACTGGAACCGCTACCCGGGCGCGCGCTGCGACATCGACAGCATGAACTACTCCTACTCGTTCTCGCACGAGCTCGAGCAGGAGTGGAAGTGGACCGAGCGCTACGCCACCCAGCCGGAGATCCTACGCTACCTCAACCACGTCGCGGACAGGTTCGAGCTCCGCCAGGACATCCAGTTCAAGACGCGGGTGATGGCGACCGTCTTCGACGAGGAGACGAAGCGGTGGACGGTCCAGACGGACGGCGGCGCCCAGGTGTCCGCCAGGTTCCTGGTCATGGCGACGGGCTGCCTGTCGGCCACGAAGGTGCCTGACTTCAAGGGGCTCGACACCTTCCAGGGCTCCTGGCTCCACACGAGCCGCTGGCCGCACGAGGGAGTCGACTTCACCGGCCAGCGCGTCGGCGTCATCGGCACGGGCTCGTCCGGCATCCAGGTGATTCCCATCATCGCCGAGCAGGCCTCCCACCTCTTCGTCTTCCAGCGGACCCCGAGCTTCAGCGTGCCCGCGCGCAACGCGCCCCTGGAGCCGGCCTACGAGTCGCGAATGAAGGCGACCTATGCCGAGTACCGGCGCAAGGCCCGCGAGACGCGTGCCGGGGTCATCATGGAGGTCAACCCCAAGTCCGCCCTGGAGGTGTCGCCCGAGGAGCGGGAGCGTGCGTACCAGGCGCGCTGGGAGTACGGGGGCACCTCCTTTCTCGCCACGTTCTCGGACGTGATGGCCAACCGGGACGCCAACGAGACCGCCGCCGAGTTCGTCCGCTCCCGGATTCGAGCAACGGTGCGCGACCCGGCCGTCGCCGAGTCCTTGTGTCCCAGGGGCTATCCCCTGGGGACCAAGCGCATCTGCGTGGACACGAACTATTACGAGACCTTCAACCGGGACAACGTCACCCTGGTCGACGTCAGGGCCTCACCCATCGAGGAGATCACCCCCACGGGGCTCCGGACGCGGGACACGGAGTACGCGCTGGACTGCATCGTGTTCGCCACGGGCTTCGATGCCTTCACGGGTGCCTTGTTCAACATCGACATCCGCGGCAGGGGCAACGCGTCCCTGAAGCGCAAGTGGGCCGACGGCCCGCGCTCGTACCTGGGCCTGTCCATCGCCGGCTTCCCGAACCTGTTCACCATCACCGGCCCCGGCAGCCCCTCCGTGTTCGGCAACGCCATCGTCTCCATCGAGCAGCACGTGGAGTGGATCACCGACTGCATCACATACTTGCGAGAGCGCCAGCTCGACTGCATCGAGGCCACCGTTCAAGCCGAGGACGAGTGGGTCGCGCACGTCAAGGAGGTGGCCAGCCGCACGCTCTACCCCCTGGCCAATTCCTGGTACATCGGGGCGAACATTCCCGGCAAGCCACGCGTCCTCCTGCCCTATGCCGGCGGCGTCGGGGCCTACAGGAAGAAGTGCGAGACCATCGCGGCCCAGGGCTACGAGGGATTCACCCTGACGCGAGCAGGAGAAAGGTTTCTCGCGCCCCCTCCCCTCCCGCGCTCGGACTCTCAAGAAGCGACAAAGCCGTAA
- a CDS encoding zinc-dependent alcohol dehydrogenase family protein — translation MRAIVLPRFGGPELLEVRDVPTPTPGPGQVLVRVIASGTNPVDAKLRQDGSWAGLQPPVVLGYDASGVIEQVGPGVTGFKSGDEVFFTPEIFHNPHGTYAELTVVEARIIARKPPSLSHEEAAAIPLAGGTAWDAIVRRLQVRVGETVLIHGGAGGVGSFAVQIAKAAGARVLATAGSGNLETLRELGADVVIDYQREDPAQVALRETGGQGVDAVFDTVGKNVIPSMPATRPFGRIATILGFNGDVSAFYPRNLTLHGVFLVREGRRLEEMTALIERKHLRPIIQRVLPLESVAEAHRQLDSGHGRGKVVLSVAKK, via the coding sequence ATGCGCGCCATCGTCCTCCCCCGCTTCGGCGGTCCTGAACTCCTCGAAGTCCGCGACGTCCCCACCCCCACGCCCGGCCCTGGCCAGGTGCTCGTGCGCGTCATCGCCTCGGGCACCAACCCGGTGGACGCCAAGCTGCGCCAGGACGGCTCCTGGGCCGGACTCCAGCCCCCCGTCGTCCTCGGCTACGACGCCTCGGGTGTCATCGAGCAGGTGGGCCCCGGCGTCACCGGCTTCAAGTCCGGCGACGAGGTCTTCTTCACCCCGGAGATCTTCCACAACCCCCATGGCACCTATGCGGAGCTGACGGTGGTGGAGGCCCGCATCATCGCGAGGAAGCCGCCGAGCCTCTCGCATGAGGAGGCCGCGGCGATTCCGCTCGCCGGAGGCACCGCGTGGGACGCCATCGTGCGGCGGCTCCAAGTGCGCGTCGGGGAGACAGTGCTCATCCACGGGGGAGCCGGGGGCGTGGGCTCGTTCGCGGTGCAGATCGCCAAGGCGGCCGGAGCGCGAGTGCTCGCCACCGCGGGCTCGGGCAACCTGGAGACCTTGCGCGAGCTGGGTGCGGACGTGGTCATCGACTACCAGCGCGAGGACCCCGCCCAGGTGGCCCTGCGCGAGACGGGCGGCCAGGGAGTGGATGCCGTCTTCGACACGGTGGGCAAGAACGTCATCCCCAGCATGCCGGCCACCCGTCCGTTCGGCCGCATCGCCACCATCCTCGGCTTCAACGGGGACGTGTCGGCCTTCTACCCGCGCAACCTCACCCTGCACGGCGTCTTCCTCGTGCGCGAGGGCCGCCGCCTGGAAGAGATGACCGCCCTCATCGAGCGCAAGCACTTGCGGCCCATCATCCAGCGCGTGCTGCCGCTGGAGAGCGTGGCCGAGGCGCACCGGCAGCTCGACTCGGGGCACGGCCGCGGCAAGGTGGTGCTGTCGGTGGCGAAGAAGTAG
- a CDS encoding VOC family protein, with protein MTTNRSPRMIFVNLSVRDLKRSMEFFSRLGFEFNPQFTDDKAACMIISEQAFVMLLAEPFFKTFTKNQICDTSAQTEGLFALSCSSRAEVDQMVKNAIAAGGKHAMDPQDHGFMYGWSFYDLDGHHWEVMWMDPKAAAGQQ; from the coding sequence ATGACCACGAACCGCTCCCCCCGGATGATCTTCGTCAACCTCTCCGTCCGCGACCTGAAGCGCTCGATGGAGTTCTTCTCCCGGCTCGGCTTCGAGTTCAATCCGCAGTTCACCGACGACAAGGCCGCCTGCATGATCATCAGCGAGCAGGCCTTCGTGATGCTGCTGGCCGAGCCGTTCTTCAAGACCTTCACGAAGAACCAGATCTGCGACACGAGCGCCCAGACCGAGGGTCTCTTCGCGCTGTCCTGTTCCAGCCGGGCGGAGGTCGATCAGATGGTGAAGAACGCGATCGCGGCGGGCGGCAAGCATGCGATGGACCCGCAGGACCACGGCTTCATGTACGGCTGGAGCTTCTACGATCTCGACGGCCACCACTGGGAAGTCATGTGGATGGACCCGAAGGCCGCGGCGGGGCAGCAGTAG
- a CDS encoding RNA polymerase sigma factor, with product MAIDVEAYYRRYGPQVLRRCRFLLRDEEKAVDAMHDVFVQLLRHREDLTHSAPSSLLHQIATRECLNRLRGARRRPEDPQDELVLRIASSEDAGARTEARGLLDRLFGRVPTSSRDIAVLHLVDGMTLEETAREVGLSVSGVRKRLRTLSTVLKELEAA from the coding sequence TTGGCCATCGATGTCGAGGCTTATTACCGCCGTTACGGCCCCCAGGTGCTCCGGCGCTGCCGCTTCCTCCTGCGCGATGAGGAGAAGGCGGTGGATGCCATGCACGACGTATTTGTTCAGCTCCTGCGTCATCGGGAGGACTTGACGCACAGCGCTCCCTCGAGCCTGCTCCATCAGATCGCCACGCGGGAGTGCCTCAACCGGCTGCGCGGCGCCCGCCGCCGCCCCGAGGACCCCCAGGACGAGCTGGTGCTGCGCATCGCCTCTTCCGAGGACGCCGGGGCGCGTACCGAGGCGAGGGGCCTGTTGGACAGGCTCTTCGGCCGGGTGCCCACCTCCAGCCGGGACATCGCCGTCCTCCACCTGGTGGATGGGATGACGCTGGAGGAGACCGCCCGCGAGGTGGGGTTGTCCGTCTCCGGGGTGCGCAAGCGCCTCCGGACGCTCTCGACCGTGCTCAAGGAACTGGAGGCCGCATGA
- a CDS encoding ActD-like protein, giving the protein MTSPHRTPDWLLERIALGELPADELAAARARLTQEPEGEARLAALEAENRSLLEKLPPSVVAREVERRARRSEVRSYEASPWHRWRPALALVPVLAVLLLVVARPGTRPGELEGESAEETRTKGLPPQLGLYRLAAQGPEALAQGAQASEGDVVQVSYVAAGARFGVVFSVDGRGTVTLHAPEGGLDAMPLEPSGTHALPQAYALDDAPSFERFFFVTSDDPFSLEEVLASARVLATSDGARTALLPLAERFRQVSFTLEKSSP; this is encoded by the coding sequence ATGACATCCCCCCACCGCACCCCGGACTGGTTGTTGGAGCGCATCGCCCTGGGCGAGCTGCCCGCGGATGAACTGGCCGCGGCCCGCGCCCGTCTGACCCAGGAGCCCGAGGGCGAGGCCCGTCTGGCCGCGCTCGAGGCGGAGAACCGCTCCCTGTTGGAGAAACTGCCCCCGTCCGTCGTGGCGCGCGAGGTGGAACGCCGTGCGCGGCGGAGCGAGGTCCGCTCGTACGAGGCGAGCCCCTGGCACCGGTGGCGTCCCGCGCTCGCCCTGGTGCCCGTGCTGGCCGTGCTCCTGCTCGTGGTGGCGCGTCCGGGCACGAGGCCGGGCGAGCTGGAAGGGGAGAGCGCCGAGGAGACGCGCACCAAGGGCCTGCCGCCCCAGCTCGGTCTGTATCGCCTGGCGGCCCAGGGCCCGGAGGCGCTCGCGCAGGGGGCCCAGGCCTCGGAGGGGGACGTGGTGCAGGTCTCCTACGTGGCCGCGGGGGCCCGCTTCGGCGTCGTCTTCTCCGTGGATGGCCGGGGCACCGTCACCCTCCATGCCCCCGAAGGCGGCCTGGACGCCATGCCGCTCGAGCCCTCGGGGACGCACGCGCTGCCCCAGGCCTATGCGCTGGATGACGCCCCCTCCTTCGAGCGCTTCTTCTTCGTCACCTCGGACGATCCCTTTTCCCTGGAGGAGGTGCTCGCCTCCGCCCGCGTGCTCGCCACGTCGGACGGGGCGCGCACCGCGCTCCTCCCGCTCGCCGAGCGCTTCCGGCAGGTGTCCTTCACCCTCGAAAAGAGTTCCCCATGA